TCCGTCGAGGTCCAGGGCACCGTCGTCGGTGAACGACACGGGTACCGCGGTGATGATCTCGTGAGACGGTGTACGCATCTGCTCTCTCGATGGTGTCGGGCCGCAGGGATGGCCGGGTGCGGGCGGAACAATCCGTCCCGCACCCGGGTCGGACGATGGCGGCGCGGGTTACGCGCCGAAGGCCTCGTCCATCGACTTCAACACCTGCTCGCCTGTCGCCTGTCCGGAGAACATCTGCTGGACGCCCTTGAGGTGGGCCGCCTGGACCTTGGCGTTCGGCCAGCTCTGGTCCGGGAACGGGGCGGTGTTCCCGGCCTCGATGATGTCGATCGCCGCCTGGTTGACCGGGTTCGCGGTGACCGTGGCGCCCTTGACGGCGGGGATGCCCGGCGCCGCGTCGAACCAGGCCTTGGTGCCCTCGGCCGAGGCGAGCCAGTCGACGAACTCGAGTCCGTTCTTCTTGTTCTTCGCGCCGTCGTTGACGGCGAAGCTCACGCCGATGCCCCGGGGGATGGGGTTCTTGCTGGCGTCGTCGTCGCCCGGCAGCGGGAAGAAGCCGAACTCGGTGCCGGCCGGCGCGGTGGAGGTGATCTGCGGGAACGACGCGAGCACCTGGACGACACCGACGGCGGTGCCGGTGTTGACGAGGTTGTACGAGGCCGTGACGTCGGTGCCCAGCGGCTGGTCGTTGAAGCAGCCGGCCTCGTTCATCTCGAGGTACTTGTCGAACGCTTCCGTCCAGCCCGATCCGGCGAACGTCGCCTTGTCGGACGCCAACTGGTCGTTGAAGTCGGGAGCCTTGGCGTAGACGGTCGAGGCGACGAGCGCGTAGGGAATCAGCTGGGCCACCCAGTCGGTCTGGATACCCAACGCGAAGGCGACCTTGCCCTTCGCCTTCACGTCCTTGCAGTACTGGAGCATTTCGGTGTACGTCGTCGGCGCCTTCAGACCGAGACCCTCGAGCGTCTTGACGTTGTAGATGGTGCCGACGGCGTCGAGTTTCGACGGCAGGCCGTACGTCTTGTCCTTTACCTTGAGTGTCTCGGCAGTGCCCGGCTCGACGTCGCCGACCCACGACCGGTCCGAGAGGTCGGCCAGGTAGCCGGCCTTCTGCAGGACGTTGATGGCGCCGGGGTTGCCGCTACCGGCCCAGACCGTGAACACGTCGGGGGCGGTACCCGACGACAACTGGGTACGCAGTGTGGTCTGGTACTGCGCGGTGTCGGCGACGGTGAGGTTGATGTCGAGGCCGGTCTTCTTCTTGTACGCCTCGATCACCGCCTCCATCGCCGTCTTGTTGTTCGAGGTGGTGGCGATCGTGAGCGCTTTGGTCTCTTCGGTCGCGGAGGTGGACGACGAGTCGGACTGGCCGCACGCGCCGAGCGCGATGGCCGCCCCGACGACGCCGACGGCGGCGACGGATTTCCGGTAGTTCATCTTTGTTCACTCCGTTGCAGGAAGGGGACGGGGCCCTGGCGTCAATGGATCGGCGGCACAGCGGGGACTTCGGCCGGAAAGCGGAAGTGATAGCTTCCGGACTCCAGTCGCAACAGGGTGAGTCCCCGTTGTTGCGCCAGCAGAGAGATTCCTTGCGAGCGGGTTGCGGTCTCGCTTCCTTCCCTGATGGTGGCTGAGGAAGCGGGAATGGCGGCCTCGGCGGTGTCCCCCGGCGGGATGCGCAGGGTCCACTCCACCTCGACGCCGACGCGACGCCACGAGCTTTCGACGCGTCCACGCGGTGTCTCGATCGCCCCGCGCGCCCAGTCGAGGGACGCGTCCACCTGCGGGGCGAGCCGGATGTGGCGGTAGCCGGCGGAGTCGGGTGTCTGGGTGATGCCCAGGATCCCGGTGAACAGCCATTCGCCGACGGCTCCGAGTGAGTAGTGGTTGAAGCTGTTCATTCGCGGCGACTGGAACCCACGCTCGGGGGTCCAACCGTCCCACCGTTCCCAGATCGTCGTCGCGCCGTTGCGGACCGAGAAGAGCCAGGACGGATAGCGGTCGTTGGTGACGAGCTTGTACGCCAGGTCGGACCGCCCGATCGACGTGAGCACCGGGCACAGCAGCCCGACGGTGACGAATCCGGTGGTGAGGGAGACGCCGCGCCGTTCGACCGCGGCCACGAGCCGCTCGGCCACGCGGTCCCGGTCCTCCGGGGCGCACAACTCGAACGCGAGCGTCAGCAGGTAGCTGCCCTGGGTGTCGCCGTGCACCCGGCCGTCGGGGGCGATGAACTCCGCGCGGTAGGCGCGGCGGATGCGCTCTGCGAGGTCGGCCAGCTCCGGGGCCTCAGGCCGCCCGAGCACGGCAAGGCTGCGGGCGGTGAGCTCGGCGCTGCGGGCGAAGTAGGCGGTCGCCAGCACGTCCTTGGGCGTCTCCTCGCCCAGTTGGAGCCAGTCACCGTAGTTGTTGCCGACGCGGTTGCGCCAGATCAGGTCGGGGTTGTGCCGCTCGACGTGGCGGACCCAACGAATCATCGAGTCCGCGGCGTCGCGCAGCACGGTGGTGTCGCCGGTGGCGCGGTGCACGTGCCACGGGATCGTCACGCCGCCATCACCCCACGCGGGGGCGCCCTCCCGCAGGTGGATGAGGTGGGGGGCGATGTCGGGGAAGGCCCCGCCGTCGGACTGGGCGCCGCGTACGTCGCGCATCCACCGCGTCAGCAGCGCGGCCACGTCCGCGAACAGCAGGGCGGTCGGCGTGAAGACCTGGGCATCGGCGAGCCAGCCGAGCCGTTCGTCGCGCTGCGGGCAGTCGGTCGGGATGGACACGAAGTTGCCGCGCAGGCTCCACGAGATGTTCGAGGCGAGGGCGTTCAGGTCGGCGCTCGAGGTCTCGAACGCGCTGGTACGGTCGAAGTCGTTGTGCAGGACGACCGCTTCGACGTCGTCGGTGGACAGGTCACCGGCGACGCCGCTGATCTCGACGAAGCGAAATCCGTGCAGGGTGAACCGCGGCTCGAACACCTGGCGGGGTGAGCCGTCGGTCCAGAACACGTCGACCTGCTCGGCGGTACGCAGGTTGGCGGTGTAGAGCTCACCGCGTTCGTCCAGCACCTCGGCGTGGGCGAGCTGCACGCGCGTGCCCGCGGCCTGGTCGCGCAGCGTCAGCGCGACCCGGCCGACGAGGTTCTGCCCGAAGTCGACGACGTGCCGTCCGGCGCCGCGGGCGGTGACCCGGACCGCCGCCACGCGCTCGGTCACCCGCACCGCCGGGTCGGCCTCGGGGACGAGCAGCGAGGTGTCCCGGGACACGGTCACCGCCTCGGACCAGCCCGAGGTGTCGTGCCCGGGCAACTGCCACCCGGGCTCGGCGCGACGCGAGTCCTCGTACTGACCCATCAGCAGGTCGGCGTAGAGGATGTCGCTGGCCGACTCGCGCCATCCGTCGTCGCTGACGACGAAGCGTCGTGAGCCGTCCGAACCGTCCATGACCAGCTGGACGAGGACGGCCGGCTCGGTGCCGTAGTGCTGGGCCTGGTGACGTCGGTCGGTGCCGATGAACCCGACGTACCAGCCGTCGCCGAGCAGCGCCGCGACCGTGTTGGGCCCGGGTCGCAGCAGGTCGGTCACGTCCCAGGTCTGGTAGGTGATCCGCTGCCGGTACTCGGTCCAGCCGGGCACGAGCTCGTCGTGGCCGACCCGGTGACCGTTGACGTACAGGCGGTAGATGCCCTTCGCGGAGGCGTGCACCCGGGCCGACGCGGGCGCGTCGGTGAGGTCGAAGCGGCGCACGAACCGGCGCACCGGCTGCAGCTTGTTCACCGTGTAGCTGATGTCGGTGTCCTGCGGCGGCGACGCGACCTGTTGGTACACCGGGTTGCGGGCGATCCAGGCGGCCCGCCAGTCGTCGGCGTGCACGATGCCGGTGCCGAACCGGGCACCGGCCCGGGTCCGGGCGCCCGTGTCGTCGACGACCTCCAGCTCCCACTCGTACGCCGACGACGACACCAGCGGCGCTCCGTCGTAGCGGGCGCCGACGGTGAGCGCCGAATCGACGTCGCCGGAGTCCCACACGGTCACCGGCCGGCCGGTCGAGGGCAGGTGGTGCACACGGATGCGGTACGAACGTTGACGCGCGCCGCGCCGCTGCGACTCCAGTCGCCAGGAGAAGCCGGGCGCGGCGACGACCCCGAGCGGTTCGTCCTGCCCGTTCACCCGCAACGCATATGCCAGCAAGCCGGTCACCCCTTCAGCCCTCCGGCGAAGCCGCGGATGATCTGGCGCTGCATGATGAAGTAGACGGCGAGGACCGGCAGGATGCTGATGACGAGGCCCGCGAACACGATCGGCCAGTTGGAGACGAACTGCCCGACGAAGGCGTACAGGGCGACGGTCACCGTCTGCTGCGGAGTGCCGCTGAGGTACAGCAGCGGTACGAGGAAGTCGTTCCACACGTTGATCGCGTTGAGGATGACGACGGTACCGGTGACCGGCCGCAGCAGCGGGAAGACCACGCTGCGGAAGGTACGCAGTGTGCCGGCGCCGTCGATCGCGGCCGCCTCCTCGAACTCCTTGGGCAGCGCCCGCAGGAACCCCGTGTAGAGGAATACGGAGAACGGCACCTGCGCGCCGCTGTAGAAGATCACCAGCGCCCACAGCGAACCGAGCAGACCGAGGTCACGCATGCTCTGGTACAGCGGGATGAGCGCCACCTGGAACGGGACCAGCATCCCACCGATCACCAGCCAGAACGTGCCGGTGGACAGCCGTGAGGTGATCCGGGCGAGCGGATAGGCGGCCATCGACGAGATCAGCACGATGATGCAGACGCTCGCGACCGTGACGATCGCGCTGTTGAGCAACGCGCTGGCCAGGCCGGCCTGCTCCCAGGCGGCGGCGTAGTTGGCCAGCGTGGGCGCGGTCGGGGGCAGCAGCGGCGAGGAGACGTCGTCGCCCGGACGCAGGGAGAGGTTCACCAGGATGTAGAGCGGAAACGCGAAGACCACGGCGACAGCGAACAGCAGGACTTCGCGGAGAAAAGTGCGCTTGGTGTAGCGGAACATCAGTCGACGCCCTTTCCGCTGGAGAGCCTGAACTGCACGACGGAGAAGAGCCCGACGATGGCGGCCAGCACCAGGGCCAGCGCGATGCCGTAACCGAACTCGTCGAACTGGAACGCCGACTTGTACAGCAACGTCGAGAGCGTCTCGGTGGACCCACCCGGCCCGCCGCCGGTCAGGACGTAGACCTCGGTGAACATCTTCAGTCCGCCGATGATGGTCAGCACCACGTTGATGGTCGTCGCGGGTGCCAGCAACGGCCAGGTGACGGACCGGAAGCGACGCCAGACACCGGCGCCGTCCACGGCGGCGGCCTCGTGCAGCTCCTGCGGGACCGCCTGCAGGCCTGCGAGGTAGATCACCATCGAGTAGCCGGCGTGCTGCCACACCACGACCATGACGACGGAGACCGCCGCCCAGGTGGGATCGCCGAGCCAGGTCTGGCTGAGACTGCCGAGCCCGACCGCGTGGAGCGCGCTGTCCACGGCGCCGTCCGGGGCGAGCATGAACTTCCACAGGTACGCCACGACGACGGGCGTGACGACGACGGGTGCGAAGAACACGACGCGCAGGAAGTTGCGCGACTTCAGGCCGGTGTTGACGCCGAGCGCGAGCAGTAGCCCGATGCCGTTCTGCAGAATGGTGATGGCAACCGCGAAGATGAGGGTCATCTTCAGCGCGTTGAGCGAGCTCTCGGTGGTGAAGATGCGCACGAAGTTGTCGAAGCCGACGAATTCGTAGTTGCGGGACAGCCCGTCCCAGTCGGTCAGGGCGAGCTGACCGCCGCGCAGAGTCGGCACGACGACTGCGAAGCCGTAGAAGGCGAGCGCGGGCACGGTGAACCA
The nucleotide sequence above comes from Micromonospora pallida. Encoded proteins:
- a CDS encoding ABC transporter substrate-binding protein; translation: MNYRKSVAAVGVVGAAIALGACGQSDSSSTSATEETKALTIATTSNNKTAMEAVIEAYKKKTGLDINLTVADTAQYQTTLRTQLSSGTAPDVFTVWAGSGNPGAINVLQKAGYLADLSDRSWVGDVEPGTAETLKVKDKTYGLPSKLDAVGTIYNVKTLEGLGLKAPTTYTEMLQYCKDVKAKGKVAFALGIQTDWVAQLIPYALVASTVYAKAPDFNDQLASDKATFAGSGWTEAFDKYLEMNEAGCFNDQPLGTDVTASYNLVNTGTAVGVVQVLASFPQITSTAPAGTEFGFFPLPGDDDASKNPIPRGIGVSFAVNDGAKNKKNGLEFVDWLASAEGTKAWFDAAPGIPAVKGATVTANPVNQAAIDIIEAGNTAPFPDQSWPNAKVQAAHLKGVQQMFSGQATGEQVLKSMDEAFGA
- a CDS encoding carbohydrate ABC transporter permease, translated to MFRYTKRTFLREVLLFAVAVVFAFPLYILVNLSLRPGDDVSSPLLPPTAPTLANYAAAWEQAGLASALLNSAIVTVASVCIIVLISSMAAYPLARITSRLSTGTFWLVIGGMLVPFQVALIPLYQSMRDLGLLGSLWALVIFYSGAQVPFSVFLYTGFLRALPKEFEEAAAIDGAGTLRTFRSVVFPLLRPVTGTVVILNAINVWNDFLVPLLYLSGTPQQTVTVALYAFVGQFVSNWPIVFAGLVISILPVLAVYFIMQRQIIRGFAGGLKG
- a CDS encoding carbohydrate ABC transporter permease, translated to MTGVTTEAPPVREASAGEVRPATTRARRSPAALSRGLLWFTVPALAFYGFAVVVPTLRGGQLALTDWDGLSRNYEFVGFDNFVRIFTTESSLNALKMTLIFAVAITILQNGIGLLLALGVNTGLKSRNFLRVVFFAPVVVTPVVVAYLWKFMLAPDGAVDSALHAVGLGSLSQTWLGDPTWAAVSVVMVVVWQHAGYSMVIYLAGLQAVPQELHEAAAVDGAGVWRRFRSVTWPLLAPATTINVVLTIIGGLKMFTEVYVLTGGGPGGSTETLSTLLYKSAFQFDEFGYGIALALVLAAIVGLFSVVQFRLSSGKGVD
- a CDS encoding alpha-L-rhamnosidase; the encoded protein is MTGLLAYALRVNGQDEPLGVVAAPGFSWRLESQRRGARQRSYRIRVHHLPSTGRPVTVWDSGDVDSALTVGARYDGAPLVSSSAYEWELEVVDDTGARTRAGARFGTGIVHADDWRAAWIARNPVYQQVASPPQDTDISYTVNKLQPVRRFVRRFDLTDAPASARVHASAKGIYRLYVNGHRVGHDELVPGWTEYRQRITYQTWDVTDLLRPGPNTVAALLGDGWYVGFIGTDRRHQAQHYGTEPAVLVQLVMDGSDGSRRFVVSDDGWRESASDILYADLLMGQYEDSRRAEPGWQLPGHDTSGWSEAVTVSRDTSLLVPEADPAVRVTERVAAVRVTARGAGRHVVDFGQNLVGRVALTLRDQAAGTRVQLAHAEVLDERGELYTANLRTAEQVDVFWTDGSPRQVFEPRFTLHGFRFVEISGVAGDLSTDDVEAVVLHNDFDRTSAFETSSADLNALASNISWSLRGNFVSIPTDCPQRDERLGWLADAQVFTPTALLFADVAALLTRWMRDVRGAQSDGGAFPDIAPHLIHLREGAPAWGDGGVTIPWHVHRATGDTTVLRDAADSMIRWVRHVERHNPDLIWRNRVGNNYGDWLQLGEETPKDVLATAYFARSAELTARSLAVLGRPEAPELADLAERIRRAYRAEFIAPDGRVHGDTQGSYLLTLAFELCAPEDRDRVAERLVAAVERRGVSLTTGFVTVGLLCPVLTSIGRSDLAYKLVTNDRYPSWLFSVRNGATTIWERWDGWTPERGFQSPRMNSFNHYSLGAVGEWLFTGILGITQTPDSAGYRHIRLAPQVDASLDWARGAIETPRGRVESSWRRVGVEVEWTLRIPPGDTAEAAIPASSATIREGSETATRSQGISLLAQQRGLTLLRLESGSYHFRFPAEVPAVPPIH